The Thermobifida halotolerans sequence TCACACGGCCGCGGGCCAGCGCCCGCAGATGCCCCCCAAAGCCCCGGGAGTCCTGCGAGCCGTACAGGTCGTCGTAGGCGCCGAACGCCGCCGCGCCGCATCCGGCGAGCACGGCCGCCGCACGCAGCCCGGGGCGCGCCCCCGGAGTGAGGGCGATCCCCGCGCACGCTCCGGCCGCCAGGGCGGGGCCCTCCAGCAGGGTGACCCGTTCGCCCCGGAAGTTGACGCGGTGCCAGGGGGTGCGGGAGGCGTCGCCTTCCGCACCCCACCGGCCGGTCAGCACCGTGTACAGGCCCCGGGCGGCGACCGCGCCGACGGCCGCGCCCGTCAGGTTCGCGGCCGTGCGCGCCCGTCGGCGCGGCGTGTGGCCGCCCCGCCGCCCGGGACGTGCGCGGTGGGCGGCGGAGAGCGGAGAGAGCAGAGAGGACATGGGTGAGGACTCGCTATGACTCGTTGCCGGTCGAGGAGACGTCGTCGGTCGAGACGCCGCCGACCGACGGCTCGGGGGTCGGGTCGGGACGGGGGGTGGGCAGCGAGGCGGGCAGGAAGCCCTCGACCCCCGCGCCGATCCCGTAGTGGCCGTTGCGGCCCTCGTCGGCCAGCGCCAGCGCCAGCACGGTGACGACGTCGCCCGCGGGGGTGCCCGCCGTGTCCACGGTGGTGAACCGGGCCTCCTCGGCCCGCGCCTGCCGGATGACGCCGGTGGGGCCGTCCGCGTTCGGCGCCCCGGCCAGGACGGTGCCGCCGCCCGCCCGCTCGAGGGCGCGCGCCAGCGCCAGCACCATCGCGTTCGCGGGAGGGGTGGCGTCGCTGTCCTCGCGGCCGTCGGAGAGCGCGAAGGGCTCGGCGGGGGCCAGCAGCAGTGCCGTGTCGGCGCCCGAGGCGGGCTCGCCGTGCACGGCGAGCAGTCCGGCCTCGACGTATTCGTCGATGAGCGCCCGGGGGTCGAACCCGTCCCCCCGCCGCGCGCCCTCGGTGTCCTCTCCCCCGGCGAGCACCGCCCGCGCGATCCCGGCTCCGGCCCGCTCGTAGGGGTTGCCTTCGGCCTCGTCGCCCTCTTCGCTCCACCGGTCGGCGATCTCCTCGACGGCGTCGGACTCGCCGGGGTCGAGGTAGCTGTCGGTGAGGACCAGACGGCCGGTGACCGTTCCGCCGGCGCCGCGCACCAGCTCGGCGATCTCCTCGCGGGAGGCGGCGTCCACCCCGGGGGGCTCCACCACCACGACGCGCACGCCGGTGAGCCGACGGTCGAGCATCGCCTCCGCGTAGGCGGCGACGAGTTCGGCGTTGCCCGCGTTGAGCCGGTCGGCGCGGTCCTTGTCCGTGCGCAGCCGCTCGCTCTGTTCGCGCAGTTGCGAGGTCTCGGCCTTGAGCGTGTGCAGCAGCGGATCCTGCAGCATGGTGGTTCCCAGCACGATGCCGACGGTGAGCGCCAGGAAGATCGCGACGGTGGAGACCAGGTGGTAACGGAAGTCGATCACGCGAAGAGCCCCGTGAGCCAGTAGAGGAACGCGTCCCACCGCACGGCGAGGAAGGTCATGTAGACCTGGCCCGCCGGAGAGCTGTAGGCCGCGACGACGATGGTGAGCAGGCTGGCCGCCACGAGCAGCAGCAGCGTCCACGGTGAGATGCGGCTGCGGTGGAGGCGGCTGACGCCCTTGGCGTCGACGAGCTTGCCGCCGACCCGGAGGCGGGTGAGGAAGGTGCTGGCCATCCCCGCGCGTCCCTTGTCCAGGAACTCCTCGAGGGTGGCGTGGGTTCCGACCGCGACGATGAGCGCGGCTCCGGCGTCGTCGGCGAGCATCATCGCCACGTCCTCACTGGTCCCGGTGGCCGGGAAGACGACGGCCTCGTACCCCAGTTCGGTGAGGCGGCGCAGCCCGGGCGCCCGCCCGTCCCGGTAGGCGTGCACCACCAGTTCCGCGCCGCAGGCCAGTGCCCGGTCGGACACCGAGTCGAAGTCGCCGACGATGATGTCGGGCCGGTAGCCGGCCTCCAGGAGCGCGTCGGCGCCGCCGTCCACCCCGATGATGACGGGCTGGTACTCGCGGATGTAGGGGCGCAGCGCCGCGAGGTCCTCCCGGTAGTGGTAGCCGCGCACCACGATCAGGACGTGCCGTCCCTCGATCTGCGTGGCGAGGTCGGGAACGCCGACCCCCTCCAGCAGCAGGGTCCGCTCGCGTCTGAGGTACTCCATGGTGTTGGCGGCGAACGCCTCCAACTGGACCGCGAGCCCGGCGCGCGCCTCGATCATGGCGGCCTTGACCGATTCGTCGTCCTGTTCGGTGCCCTTGGCCACGACCGTGTCGCCGCGCATCAGGACGCCGCCCTCCAACCGGAGCCGCTCCCCCTCCTCCACCTGGGCGAAGATCTCCGGTCCCACCTCGTCGACCAGGGGGATTCCCGCCTCGACGATGAGCTGCGGGCCGAGGTTGGGGTAGCGGCCGCTGATGCTCCTGGCGGCGTTCACCACCGCCGACACCCCGCACTCCACGAGGGCCTCGGCGCTCACCCGGTCGATGTCGACGTGGTCGATGATCGCGATGTCGCCGGGTCTGAGCCGCTTGGTGAGGTTCTTGGTGCGGCGGTCCGCTCGGACAGGGGCGGTCACGCCGGCCATCCCGGTGGGCTTGGCGCGACGGAGCCTCGGAAGTCGCGCGCTCAGCGCGGTCGGAACCTTCATCGCCCGCATACTGCCACGGAAGGAGTCGGGCAGGTGACACCGCGTCACCGCTCGGCGTGTCGGGGTGCCCGGCGGGCCGCCCGGTCCGCCGGACGCGGGCTCAGGCGCGGTCGGCCGCCGCGAGCGTGAGCAGCTCCTCCGCGTGGGCGCGGCCGAGCTCGGAGTCCTCCATCCCG is a genomic window containing:
- a CDS encoding copper transporter, yielding MIDFRYHLVSTVAIFLALTVGIVLGTTMLQDPLLHTLKAETSQLREQSERLRTDKDRADRLNAGNAELVAAYAEAMLDRRLTGVRVVVVEPPGVDAASREEIAELVRGAGGTVTGRLVLTDSYLDPGESDAVEEIADRWSEEGDEAEGNPYERAGAGIARAVLAGGEDTEGARRGDGFDPRALIDEYVEAGLLAVHGEPASGADTALLLAPAEPFALSDGREDSDATPPANAMVLALARALERAGGGTVLAGAPNADGPTGVIRQARAEEARFTTVDTAGTPAGDVVTVLALALADEGRNGHYGIGAGVEGFLPASLPTPRPDPTPEPSVGGVSTDDVSSTGNES
- the steA gene encoding putative cytokinetic ring protein SteA; amino-acid sequence: MKVPTALSARLPRLRRAKPTGMAGVTAPVRADRRTKNLTKRLRPGDIAIIDHVDIDRVSAEALVECGVSAVVNAARSISGRYPNLGPQLIVEAGIPLVDEVGPEIFAQVEEGERLRLEGGVLMRGDTVVAKGTEQDDESVKAAMIEARAGLAVQLEAFAANTMEYLRRERTLLLEGVGVPDLATQIEGRHVLIVVRGYHYREDLAALRPYIREYQPVIIGVDGGADALLEAGYRPDIIVGDFDSVSDRALACGAELVVHAYRDGRAPGLRRLTELGYEAVVFPATGTSEDVAMMLADDAGAALIVAVGTHATLEEFLDKGRAGMASTFLTRLRVGGKLVDAKGVSRLHRSRISPWTLLLLVAASLLTIVVAAYSSPAGQVYMTFLAVRWDAFLYWLTGLFA